The following coding sequences are from one Octopus bimaculoides isolate UCB-OBI-ISO-001 chromosome 3, ASM119413v2, whole genome shotgun sequence window:
- the LOC106872366 gene encoding peroxiredoxin-5, mitochondrial isoform X2, which produces MGAIKVGDAIPSASLFEHNPNTKLNSSELFGSGKHVIFGVPGAFTPTCSESHLPGYIEKHNELKKKGIVSINCVAVNDPFVMKAWGEAHNATGKIRMLADIQAEFTKALGLEIDLSAVLGNVRSKRYAMVVENGIVKHLLVEPSGIELTCSAANKLMSEI; this is translated from the exons ATGGGTGCCATAAAG GTTGGTGATGCTATCCCCAGTGCCAGTCTCTTTGAACACAACCCTAACACCAAACTGAATTCTAGCGAACTGTTTGGTAGTGGAAAGCATGTTATTTTTGGTGTACCAGGTGCATTTACTCCTACTTGTTCAGAA TCTCATTTACCTGGTTATATTGAAAAACATAATGAACTCAAGAAGAAAGGGATTGTGTCTATCAACTGCGTGGCAGTCAATGATCCATTTGTTATGAAAGCTTGGGGTGAAGCCCATAATGCAACAGGAAAG atacGAATGTTGGCAGACATACAAGCAGAATTTACAAAG GCTCTTGGTCTTGAGATCGACCTCTCAGCAGTGCTAGGAAATGTTCGATCAAAGCG GTATGCCATGGTTGTTGAGAATGGTATTGTCAAGCACCTACTTGTAGAGCCTAGTGGAATAGAATTAACTTGCAGTGCAGCCAATAAACTGATGAGTGAAATTTAA
- the LOC106872366 gene encoding peroxiredoxin-5, mitochondrial isoform X1, with protein sequence MACSRISAVIRCKSSYINGSRRLSTSNPVRAALKVGDAIPSASLFEHNPNTKLNSSELFGSGKHVIFGVPGAFTPTCSESHLPGYIEKHNELKKKGIVSINCVAVNDPFVMKAWGEAHNATGKIRMLADIQAEFTKALGLEIDLSAVLGNVRSKRYAMVVENGIVKHLLVEPSGIELTCSAANKLMSEI encoded by the exons ATGGCGTGCAGTCGTATTTCTGCTGTTATCCGTTGTAAAAGTTCTTATATAAATGGATCACGGAGACTATCGACATCGAATCCGGTCCGAGCTGCGCTCAAG GTTGGTGATGCTATCCCCAGTGCCAGTCTCTTTGAACACAACCCTAACACCAAACTGAATTCTAGCGAACTGTTTGGTAGTGGAAAGCATGTTATTTTTGGTGTACCAGGTGCATTTACTCCTACTTGTTCAGAA TCTCATTTACCTGGTTATATTGAAAAACATAATGAACTCAAGAAGAAAGGGATTGTGTCTATCAACTGCGTGGCAGTCAATGATCCATTTGTTATGAAAGCTTGGGGTGAAGCCCATAATGCAACAGGAAAG atacGAATGTTGGCAGACATACAAGCAGAATTTACAAAG GCTCTTGGTCTTGAGATCGACCTCTCAGCAGTGCTAGGAAATGTTCGATCAAAGCG GTATGCCATGGTTGTTGAGAATGGTATTGTCAAGCACCTACTTGTAGAGCCTAGTGGAATAGAATTAACTTGCAGTGCAGCCAATAAACTGATGAGTGAAATTTAA